Proteins encoded together in one Thermococcus gammatolerans EJ3 window:
- a CDS encoding ACT domain-containing protein, which yields MWGKIEHYFDEYPVRKLIAKTLLKYGLRVSDDLKIKAGDIEVPYTKIAKALDVDRRVVKETVSMILKIPDLREIYTNLEPTVHMKHVGRHVGYGVIEIEPEPRAVGILAKIAQKIADRGINIVQVVAEDPELYPEATLTIITEKPIPGDLINELSKLEGVKRISIY from the coding sequence ATGTGGGGAAAGATCGAGCACTACTTTGACGAGTACCCCGTGAGGAAGCTTATAGCAAAGACGCTCCTTAAGTACGGTCTCAGGGTTTCGGACGACCTCAAGATAAAGGCCGGCGACATTGAGGTGCCTTACACGAAGATAGCCAAGGCCCTCGACGTTGACAGGAGGGTCGTCAAGGAGACCGTCAGCATGATACTCAAGATTCCCGACCTGAGGGAGATATACACGAACCTCGAGCCGACCGTCCATATGAAGCACGTCGGCAGGCACGTTGGTTACGGTGTCATCGAGATCGAGCCCGAGCCGAGGGCGGTTGGAATACTCGCCAAGATAGCCCAGAAGATAGCGGACAGGGGGATAAACATCGTCCAGGTCGTTGCGGAGGATCCCGAGCTATATCCCGAGGCAACTCTCACGATAATCACGGAGAAGCCGATTCCGGGCGATCTCATCAACGAGCTCTCCAAGCTGGAGGGTGTTAAGAGGATCTCGATATACTGA